One Chryseobacterium sp. 7 genomic window carries:
- a CDS encoding homogentisate 1,2-dioxygenase, whose translation MRYHQSGNIPPKRHTIFKSPEDKFYYEQLFGTEGFHGISSLLYHIHRPTQIKSIGEPKDVTPKIAVEKNVAPRMFKGMNVTPEDDFMDSRKILLMNNDLKMGLAKPRKSMDYFYKNAECDELLYVHNGTGILKTFVGDLEFVTGDYLIIPRGTIYQVELKSDDTVFFVLESHSPIYTPKRYRNEFGQLLEHSPFCERDMIAPTYKEPIDEKGEFLIKVKKENQITDFIYATHPFDVVGWDGYFYPYKFNIKNFEPITGRIHQPPPVHQNFEGHNFVVCSFCARMYDYHPQAIPAPYNHSNIDSDEVLFYTEGDFMSRNHIDLMDFTLHPGGIVHGPHPGAMERSIGKKFTEEYAVMVDPFRPLKITEEALKVEDPSYKTSWLE comes from the coding sequence ATGAGATATCATCAATCGGGAAATATCCCACCAAAAAGGCATACGATCTTTAAGTCTCCGGAAGATAAATTTTACTATGAGCAGCTTTTCGGTACAGAAGGCTTCCATGGTATTTCTTCTCTGTTATATCATATCCACCGCCCTACTCAGATTAAATCTATCGGCGAGCCGAAAGATGTCACTCCTAAAATCGCTGTGGAAAAAAATGTGGCTCCAAGAATGTTTAAGGGAATGAATGTAACTCCTGAAGACGATTTTATGGACAGCCGAAAAATCCTTTTGATGAATAACGACCTGAAAATGGGATTGGCAAAGCCAAGAAAATCGATGGATTATTTCTACAAGAATGCAGAATGTGATGAGCTTTTGTATGTTCATAACGGAACCGGAATTTTGAAAACATTTGTAGGAGATCTTGAATTTGTAACCGGAGATTATCTTATTATTCCGAGAGGAACCATTTATCAGGTGGAGCTGAAGTCTGATGATACAGTCTTTTTTGTATTAGAAAGCCACTCTCCTATTTATACTCCGAAAAGATACAGAAATGAATTCGGGCAGCTATTGGAACATTCTCCGTTCTGTGAGAGAGATATGATTGCTCCTACTTACAAAGAACCCATAGATGAAAAAGGAGAATTCCTGATCAAAGTAAAAAAAGAAAACCAGATTACAGATTTTATCTACGCAACACACCCGTTTGATGTAGTTGGCTGGGATGGCTATTTTTATCCTTATAAATTCAATATTAAAAACTTCGAACCCATTACCGGAAGAATTCACCAACCGCCACCGGTTCACCAGAATTTTGAAGGACATAATTTCGTGGTATGCTCATTCTGTGCAAGAATGTATGATTATCATCCACAGGCAATTCCTGCACCATACAATCACTCCAACATTGATTCTGATGAGGTATTGTTTTACACAGAAGGTGATTTTATGAGCCGTAACCACATTGATTTGATGGACTTTACCCTTCACCCTGGAGGAATTGTGCACGGACCTCACCCAGGCGCTATGGAAAGAAGTATCGGTAAAAAATTCACGGAAGAATATGCCGTAATGGTAGACCCTTTCCGTCCTCTAAAAATTACAGAAGAAGCTTTAAAAGTAGAAGATCCTTCTTATAAAACTTCATGGTTGGAATAA
- a CDS encoding succinate CoA transferase produces MLERIRLESLHEKVTTAENAVKIIKDGMTIGSSGFTKAGDSKAILPALAERGKTEELKVTLMTGASLGHGTDGKLAEANVLKKRMPFQVDPILRNKINNGEILFIDQHLSESAELLHTKNLQSIDVAIIEAAYIERDGSIVPTTSVGNSVTFAALAKKVIIEINTEVPEEVYGIHDIYQAEDYPYRNVIPIVAPWNKIGRKSIPVDPEKIEAIVFTNRKDSPADIAEPDEKTTAIAKHLLAFFENEVLLGRLTDRLLPLQAGIGKVANAVLTGFKDSNFYDLTMFSEVLQDSTFDLIDSGKLSFASASSITVSQECYERVLGNLSKYKDKFVLRPQNISNTPGLIRRLGVIAINTAIEFDIYGNVNSTHIGGTKIMNGIGGSGDFARNAYLSIFVTQAASKGNNISHVLPMVSHTDHTEHDVDILVTDVGLADLRGLAPRERAQKIIDNCVHPDYKEELQSYFDRACEKGGHTPHLLQEAFSWHLRFAETGSMKQKTVVETAN; encoded by the coding sequence ATGTTAGAAAGAATCAGATTAGAAAGTCTACACGAAAAAGTTACTACAGCTGAAAATGCAGTAAAAATCATTAAAGACGGTATGACCATCGGGTCCAGCGGCTTTACAAAAGCAGGTGACAGCAAAGCGATTTTGCCAGCACTCGCAGAAAGAGGAAAAACAGAAGAACTGAAAGTCACTCTAATGACCGGAGCTTCATTAGGCCACGGTACAGACGGAAAGCTGGCAGAGGCCAATGTTTTGAAGAAAAGAATGCCGTTTCAGGTAGATCCTATCTTAAGAAACAAAATCAACAATGGTGAAATTCTCTTCATCGACCAGCATTTAAGTGAAAGTGCCGAACTTCTTCACACCAAAAATCTTCAAAGCATAGATGTAGCCATCATTGAAGCCGCCTATATTGAAAGAGACGGAAGCATTGTTCCAACTACGTCTGTAGGGAATTCAGTGACTTTTGCAGCTTTGGCTAAAAAAGTGATCATTGAAATCAACACCGAAGTTCCTGAAGAAGTCTACGGAATCCATGATATCTACCAGGCAGAAGATTATCCTTACAGAAATGTGATCCCAATTGTAGCTCCGTGGAACAAAATCGGGAGAAAAAGCATTCCTGTAGATCCTGAAAAAATTGAAGCCATTGTTTTTACCAACCGTAAAGACAGCCCGGCTGATATTGCAGAACCGGACGAAAAAACAACGGCCATTGCCAAGCACCTTCTTGCTTTCTTTGAGAATGAAGTTCTTTTAGGACGTCTTACAGACCGGTTGCTCCCTTTACAGGCAGGAATCGGTAAAGTTGCCAATGCTGTTCTTACAGGATTCAAAGACAGTAATTTTTATGACCTGACTATGTTTTCGGAAGTACTACAGGACAGTACATTTGACCTCATAGATTCCGGTAAGCTAAGCTTTGCATCAGCATCTTCCATTACCGTTTCTCAGGAATGCTATGAAAGGGTTTTAGGAAACCTTTCAAAATATAAAGATAAATTTGTTTTAAGACCACAGAATATTTCCAATACACCTGGATTGATCAGAAGATTAGGAGTCATCGCCATCAATACAGCCATTGAATTTGATATTTATGGAAACGTAAACTCCACCCATATCGGAGGAACAAAAATCATGAATGGAATTGGAGGTTCCGGAGACTTTGCAAGAAATGCTTACTTAAGTATTTTTGTAACTCAGGCTGCTTCAAAAGGCAATAATATTTCCCACGTTCTTCCTATGGTTTCCCATACTGACCATACGGAGCATGATGTAGATATTCTGGTAACAGATGTCGGGCTGGCTGACTTAAGAGGTCTGGCGCCAAGAGAAAGAGCACAGAAAATCATCGACAATTGTGTTCATCCGGATTATAAGGAAGAACTACAATCTTATTTCGACAGAGCCTGTGAAAAAGGTGGCCATACTCCTCATCTATTGCAGGAAGCATTCAGCTGGCATTTACGATTTGCAGAAACCGGAAGCATGAAGCAGAAAACAGTTGTAGAAACGGCCAATTAA
- a CDS encoding acetyl-CoA hydrolase/transferase family protein gives MNNYISAEEAIYTIKSGNRVFFHGSACTPNYLIDELARQANRLQNVEMVSITQQGNVEIAKPEYKDSFFINSLFVSTPVRDAVNSDRGDFVPVFLSEIPILFRKNILPLDVAIVTVSPPDKHGFCTLGTSVDIARAAVDTAKIIVAIVNPRMPRTHGDGMIHISRIHKLVWHEEELPTVDYGSKVGPEEMLVGKNVAELIEDRSTLQMGIGTIPDAVLKCLTNHKDLGIHTEMLSDGVIDLIQDDVINNKYKGYNDNKTITSFCFGTRKLYDYVDDNTVFAFRDVSEVNFPINIMRNKKMVAINSAIEIDLTGQVCADSIGTMQYSGIGGQMDFMRGAALSDDGKPIIAITARTKKGISRIVPFLKQGAGVVTTRGHIHYVVTEYGTAYLYGKNLRQRAQELISIAHPDDREMLERAAFERFKH, from the coding sequence ATGAATAATTACATCAGTGCAGAAGAAGCAATTTATACGATAAAAAGTGGAAACCGCGTATTTTTCCATGGTAGTGCATGTACTCCCAATTATCTGATTGATGAGCTGGCAAGGCAGGCTAACCGTTTACAAAATGTGGAGATGGTTTCCATTACCCAGCAGGGAAATGTAGAAATTGCAAAGCCTGAATACAAAGACAGTTTTTTCATTAATTCCTTATTTGTTTCCACTCCTGTGCGTGATGCCGTGAATTCTGACCGCGGAGATTTTGTTCCCGTTTTCTTAAGCGAAATTCCTATTTTATTCAGAAAAAATATACTGCCTCTTGATGTAGCTATCGTTACAGTTTCCCCTCCGGACAAACATGGTTTCTGTACCTTGGGAACTTCTGTAGACATTGCAAGAGCAGCGGTAGATACCGCAAAAATTATTGTAGCCATCGTCAATCCGAGAATGCCCAGAACCCATGGAGATGGGATGATCCATATCAGCAGAATTCATAAGCTGGTCTGGCATGAAGAAGAGCTTCCTACCGTAGATTATGGCTCCAAAGTAGGTCCTGAAGAAATGCTTGTAGGAAAAAACGTGGCTGAGCTTATCGAAGACAGATCTACCCTTCAGATGGGTATCGGGACTATTCCTGATGCGGTACTGAAATGCCTTACCAATCACAAAGACCTGGGAATTCATACAGAAATGCTGAGCGATGGTGTTATTGATCTGATTCAGGATGATGTAATCAACAACAAATACAAAGGCTACAACGATAATAAGACCATTACGAGCTTCTGCTTCGGAACCAGAAAACTTTACGATTATGTAGATGACAATACCGTATTTGCTTTCAGAGACGTAAGTGAAGTGAATTTTCCAATCAACATCATGAGAAACAAAAAAATGGTAGCCATCAATTCTGCCATTGAAATAGACCTTACAGGACAGGTATGTGCAGATTCTATCGGAACCATGCAGTACAGCGGCATCGGGGGACAAATGGATTTTATGCGGGGTGCCGCTTTAAGTGATGACGGAAAACCTATCATAGCCATTACCGCAAGAACGAAAAAAGGAATTTCCAGAATTGTTCCTTTTCTTAAACAGGGTGCCGGTGTAGTCACCACAAGAGGCCATATCCATTATGTCGTTACGGAGTATGGAACTGCTTATCTGTATGGTAAAAATCTCCGTCAAAGAGCACAGGAACTGATAAGCATTGCCCATCCGGATGACAGAGAAATGTTGGAAAGAGCAGCTTTTGAAAGGTTTAAACACTGA
- the hppD gene encoding 4-hydroxyphenylpyruvate dioxygenase: protein MSTLTFAEKIAQAENFLPINGTDYIEFYVGNAKQAAHYYKTAFGFQSVAYAGPETGVRDRASYVLQQGKIRLVLTTGLKSDSPISEHVKKHGDGVKILALWVDDAYAAFEETTKRGGKPYLEPVTLTDEQGEVRMSGIYTYGETVHMFIERKNYNGAFMPGYEKWESDYKPEEAGLLYVDHCVGNVDWNRMIPTVEWYEKVMGFVNILSFDDKQINTEYSALMSKVMSNGNGYAKFPINEPAEGKKKSQVEEYLDFYEGEGVQHIAVATKDIIHTVTELKKRGVEFLSAPPEAYYDMVPERVGHIDEDIKKLQQLGILIDHDEEGYLLQIFTKPVEDRPTLFFEIIERHGAQSFGAGNFKALFEALEREQERRGNL from the coding sequence ATGTCAACACTTACATTTGCCGAGAAAATAGCTCAAGCAGAAAATTTCTTACCGATTAACGGTACAGATTATATTGAGTTTTATGTAGGAAATGCAAAACAGGCTGCCCATTATTACAAAACCGCTTTCGGGTTTCAGTCTGTAGCTTATGCCGGTCCTGAAACAGGAGTAAGAGACCGTGCATCTTATGTGCTTCAACAGGGAAAAATCAGATTGGTACTAACTACCGGATTGAAATCTGACTCTCCTATCAGCGAGCACGTAAAAAAACATGGTGACGGAGTAAAAATTTTGGCACTTTGGGTAGATGACGCTTATGCAGCTTTCGAAGAAACAACTAAAAGAGGAGGAAAACCTTATTTAGAGCCGGTAACGCTAACTGATGAGCAGGGTGAGGTAAGAATGTCCGGAATCTATACTTACGGAGAAACCGTTCACATGTTTATTGAAAGAAAAAATTATAACGGAGCTTTTATGCCTGGTTATGAAAAGTGGGAAAGTGATTATAAACCTGAAGAAGCAGGCCTATTATACGTAGACCACTGTGTAGGAAATGTTGACTGGAACAGAATGATCCCAACCGTTGAGTGGTATGAAAAAGTAATGGGATTTGTAAACATCCTTTCTTTTGATGACAAGCAGATCAACACAGAATATTCTGCGTTGATGTCTAAAGTAATGTCAAACGGAAACGGATATGCAAAATTCCCTATCAATGAACCTGCAGAAGGTAAAAAGAAATCCCAGGTAGAAGAGTATCTTGATTTCTATGAAGGTGAAGGTGTACAGCACATTGCTGTAGCTACAAAAGACATCATCCATACCGTAACAGAATTGAAGAAACGTGGTGTAGAGTTCCTTTCTGCTCCACCGGAAGCTTATTATGACATGGTTCCTGAAAGAGTAGGCCATATTGATGAAGATATTAAAAAACTTCAGCAGTTAGGTATACTTATTGATCATGATGAAGAAGGATACTTATTACAGATCTTTACGAAGCCTGTAGAAGACCGTCCTACTCTATTCTTCGAAATTATTGAAAGGCACGGTGCACAGAGTTTTGGTGCCGGTAATTTCAAAGCGTTATTCGAAGCGTTAGAAAGAGAGCAGGAAAGAAGAGGTAATCTTTAA
- the fahA gene encoding fumarylacetoacetase — protein sequence MKSFVDYSSNSDFSIHNIPFGVAVFNKEYIGCCTRIGDQVIDLATLYDLGYFEDIEGLDDNVFEAYTINEFIELGKPVTNAVRTKIQTLLQEGSTLSKDQKTIEEAFYDLDKVKMMMPVHIPNYTDFYSSIEHATNVGKMFRDPANALLPNWKHLPVGYHGRASSIVVSGTDINRPKGQTKPADADKPLFGPSKQLDFELEMAFILNKNTEMGESISTKDAEDAIFGMVVFNDWSARDIQAWEYVPLGPFLAKNFGSSISPWVVTLEALEPFRTASPTQDPEVLEYLKFEGDKNYDINLEVYIQPENGDQNLICESNYKHMYWNMTQQLAHHTVNGCNVEVGDLYASGTISGSDPKSFGSMLELTWRGQNPLSLSNGEERKFIEDNDTVIMKAWAEKDGVRVGFGEVSGKIIPTV from the coding sequence ATGAAATCATTTGTAGACTATTCCTCAAATTCAGATTTTTCTATACACAATATTCCTTTCGGAGTCGCAGTTTTTAACAAAGAATATATCGGATGCTGTACAAGAATCGGAGATCAGGTAATTGATCTTGCTACGTTGTACGATCTTGGTTATTTTGAAGATATTGAAGGATTAGACGACAATGTTTTTGAAGCGTATACCATCAACGAATTTATTGAACTCGGTAAACCTGTTACCAACGCCGTTCGTACTAAAATACAAACCTTATTACAGGAAGGTTCTACCTTATCAAAAGATCAGAAAACGATCGAAGAAGCATTCTACGACCTGGATAAAGTAAAAATGATGATGCCTGTTCATATCCCGAACTACACAGATTTCTACAGCAGCATCGAACACGCTACCAACGTAGGAAAAATGTTCCGTGATCCGGCAAACGCTTTATTGCCAAACTGGAAACATTTACCGGTAGGGTATCACGGAAGAGCCTCTTCTATTGTAGTTTCAGGAACGGATATCAACCGTCCGAAAGGTCAGACGAAACCTGCGGATGCAGACAAACCCCTTTTTGGTCCGTCTAAACAACTGGATTTTGAACTGGAAATGGCTTTCATCCTTAATAAAAATACGGAGATGGGAGAAAGTATCTCTACTAAAGATGCAGAAGATGCCATTTTCGGAATGGTAGTTTTCAACGACTGGTCTGCAAGAGATATTCAGGCATGGGAATATGTTCCGCTGGGGCCATTCCTTGCGAAAAATTTCGGTTCTTCTATTTCTCCATGGGTGGTTACCCTTGAAGCTTTGGAGCCATTCAGAACAGCTTCTCCTACTCAGGATCCTGAAGTTTTAGAATATTTAAAATTTGAAGGCGATAAAAACTATGATATCAACCTTGAAGTCTATATCCAGCCTGAAAATGGAGATCAAAACCTGATCTGCGAAAGCAACTACAAACACATGTACTGGAACATGACCCAACAGCTGGCACACCACACGGTAAACGGATGCAACGTAGAGGTAGGTGATCTATACGCCAGTGGAACCATTTCCGGAAGTGATCCAAAATCTTTCGGATCTATGCTGGAACTTACTTGGAGAGGACAAAATCCTTTATCATTAAGCAACGGAGAAGAAAGAAAATTCATCGAAGATAATGATACTGTCATCATGAAAGCTTGGGCTGAAAAAGACGGTGTAAGAGTAGGTTTCGGTGAAGTTTCGGGTAAAATTATCCCGACAGTTTAA
- a CDS encoding flavin reductase family protein, whose translation MKTVIPSEITPVQLQTIMQTAVSPRPIALASTVDKDGNNNLSPFSFFNMFSTVPPILIFSPSRRVRDNTTKHTLENVLEIPEVVIGTVNFPIVQQISLASTEYETGVNEFIKSGLTMKDADLVQPKLIEECPVNFECKVLEVKSLGDQGGAGNLVICEVQKIHIREEYLNESGNLDQKKLDMVARLGSNWYSRSNENSLFEVPKPLVTKGIGFDLLPDSIKYSKVFTGNDLGMLANTEVLPAGNFHADENIHLDAQKLLLESKIEEAWVLLTIQ comes from the coding sequence ATGAAAACAGTAATCCCTTCCGAGATAACCCCTGTACAACTGCAGACGATCATGCAGACAGCCGTTTCTCCACGTCCCATTGCATTGGCATCTACGGTAGATAAAGACGGTAATAACAACTTATCTCCATTCAGTTTTTTTAATATGTTCAGTACGGTTCCTCCTATTTTGATCTTTTCACCGTCAAGAAGAGTTCGGGACAATACCACAAAACATACGCTGGAAAATGTTCTTGAAATACCGGAAGTGGTAATCGGAACCGTAAATTTTCCAATTGTACAGCAGATATCTTTGGCTTCTACAGAATATGAAACCGGAGTCAATGAGTTTATCAAATCCGGTCTTACGATGAAAGATGCAGATCTTGTACAGCCCAAACTGATTGAAGAATGCCCCGTCAATTTTGAATGTAAGGTCTTAGAGGTAAAATCACTGGGAGATCAGGGTGGTGCAGGAAATCTGGTAATCTGTGAAGTTCAGAAAATCCATATCAGAGAAGAATATTTGAATGAGTCCGGAAATCTGGATCAGAAAAAACTGGATATGGTAGCCCGTTTAGGCAGCAACTGGTATTCCAGAAGCAATGAAAACAGTCTTTTTGAAGTACCGAAACCTTTGGTAACAAAAGGAATTGGCTTTGATCTGCTCCCGGATTCCATAAAATACAGCAAAGTATTTACAGGAAATGACCTTGGAATGCTTGCCAATACAGAAGTATTACCTGCAGGTAACTTCCATGCTGATGAAAATATTCATTTGGATGCCCAGAAGCTGCTGCTGGAAAGCAAAATTGAAGAAGCGTGGGTTTTACTCACGATACAATAA
- a CDS encoding alpha/beta hydrolase family protein yields the protein MNLISEKNIYLENKETRGFLADAFYKDGGQKLPLVIFVHGYKGYKDWGAWNLMAEKYAEAGFFFVKFNFSHNGTTVEDPYNFADLEAFGNNNYSKELSDLGVVIDHFSKNPHVDHEKIVLIGHSRGGGISIIKTSEDERINGLITLASVDTLDRFPKGDAFENWKNNGVYYVLNGRTKQEMPHYYQFYEDYEKDIHRFDVERATEMAKAYMLIVHGTNDEAVEVKQAEHLHLLHPNSELFLIENVNHTFGAKEPWTDFDLPKDLNNVTEKCIDFIKEKIEIKRLKLRYYKLITIKYNYEKNYCRHLCAFIVCYFV from the coding sequence ATGAATCTGATTAGCGAAAAGAATATCTATTTAGAAAATAAGGAGACAAGAGGTTTTCTTGCGGATGCTTTTTATAAAGATGGCGGACAAAAACTTCCTTTAGTGATATTTGTTCACGGATATAAAGGTTATAAAGACTGGGGTGCCTGGAATCTGATGGCAGAAAAGTATGCGGAAGCAGGATTTTTCTTTGTGAAGTTTAATTTTTCACATAACGGAACAACGGTAGAAGATCCTTATAACTTTGCGGATCTCGAAGCTTTTGGCAATAATAATTATTCTAAAGAGCTTTCTGATCTTGGGGTGGTGATTGATCACTTTAGTAAAAATCCGCATGTGGATCATGAGAAAATCGTTTTGATAGGTCACAGCAGGGGAGGTGGGATTTCTATTATTAAAACTTCCGAAGATGAAAGAATCAATGGTTTGATTACTTTGGCAAGTGTAGACACGTTAGACCGTTTTCCAAAAGGCGATGCATTCGAAAATTGGAAAAATAATGGTGTATATTATGTATTGAACGGCCGTACTAAACAGGAAATGCCTCATTACTACCAGTTTTATGAAGATTATGAGAAAGATATTCACCGTTTTGATGTAGAAAGAGCTACAGAAATGGCTAAAGCTTATATGCTGATTGTTCATGGAACAAATGACGAAGCTGTAGAAGTAAAACAGGCTGAGCATCTTCATCTTCTTCACCCAAATTCTGAATTATTTCTGATTGAAAATGTCAATCATACTTTCGGAGCAAAAGAGCCATGGACGGATTTTGATTTACCAAAAGATTTGAATAATGTAACGGAAAAATGTATTGATTTTATAAAAGAAAAAATTGAAATAAAACGTTTAAAACTACGTTATTATAAATTAATCACCATAAAGTATAATTATGAAAAAAATTATTGCAGGCACCTTTGCGCTTTCATTGTTTGTTATTTCGTGTAA
- a CDS encoding HipA family kinase — translation MQNLRTVTVMRYILPLREGGSLPALAEADDDFKYVLKFRGAGHGVKMLISELLGGKITEALGLKIPELVFINLDADFGRTEADEEIQDLLKHSEGLNLGLHYLSGSITYDPGVSVDPLLASKIVWLDAFITNIDRTFKNTNMLMWHKELWIIDNGASFYFHHSWQNFDAAAKTPFKYVKDHVLLPKAKMLDEADKFAHEILNDALFREIVNMIPEDWLHWNDADETPDEIREIYFQFMKTRLENSQIFVNEAKNARG, via the coding sequence ATGCAGAATTTAAGAACTGTAACCGTGATGCGTTACATTCTGCCCCTGAGAGAAGGAGGATCTCTACCGGCTCTGGCAGAAGCTGATGATGATTTCAAATATGTATTAAAATTCCGTGGTGCAGGCCATGGAGTAAAAATGCTGATCTCCGAACTTTTGGGCGGAAAGATTACCGAAGCGTTAGGGCTTAAAATTCCTGAACTGGTTTTTATCAATCTTGATGCCGATTTTGGGAGAACGGAAGCCGATGAAGAAATACAGGATCTTCTGAAACATTCCGAAGGGCTGAATCTTGGGCTACATTATCTTTCGGGCTCTATTACGTATGATCCGGGAGTAAGTGTGGATCCGCTTTTGGCTTCAAAAATTGTCTGGCTGGATGCATTTATTACCAATATTGACCGTACTTTTAAAAATACGAATATGCTGATGTGGCATAAAGAACTTTGGATCATTGATAATGGTGCTTCTTTCTATTTCCACCATTCATGGCAGAATTTTGATGCTGCAGCAAAAACACCTTTCAAATATGTAAAAGACCACGTGCTGCTTCCTAAGGCAAAAATGCTTGATGAGGCTGACAAGTTTGCTCATGAAATTTTGAATGATGCTCTTTTCAGAGAAATTGTCAACATGATTCCTGAAGACTGGTTACACTGGAATGATGCTGATGAAACGCCTGACGAAATCCGTGAGATCTATTTTCAGTTTATGAAAACCAGATTAGAAAATTCTCAAATCTTTGTAAACGAAGCGAAAAATGCAAGAGGATAA
- a CDS encoding DUF3037 domain-containing protein yields the protein MQEDKIYEYAVIRLVPKVEREEFFNIGLVMFSKKEKFIRVEFYLCPDKFKLMHSKLDYDDVIHNLESFQKIANGAKDGGPIAFLDVPERFRWLTAVRSSVVQTSRPHPGKSKDLNATFGKLFEELVK from the coding sequence ATGCAAGAGGATAAAATATATGAATACGCGGTAATACGCCTGGTACCTAAGGTTGAAAGAGAAGAATTTTTCAATATCGGGCTGGTGATGTTTTCTAAAAAAGAAAAATTCATCAGAGTGGAATTCTATTTGTGTCCGGACAAATTTAAGCTAATGCACAGCAAGCTGGATTATGATGATGTGATCCACAATCTGGAAAGCTTTCAGAAGATCGCAAATGGTGCTAAAGACGGCGGTCCTATTGCCTTTCTGGATGTTCCGGAACGCTTCCGCTGGCTGACAGCTGTAAGAAGTTCTGTTGTGCAGACTTCCAGACCTCATCCTGGGAAATCCAAAGATCTGAATGCTACTTTTGGTAAGCTTTTTGAGGAGTTAGTAAAGTAA
- a CDS encoding alpha/beta hydrolase, with amino-acid sequence MNLSTNNISIYRFFTNLFFVLIISFSNLFFSQNFSQIQAKTPPVKSTLLPEIANLSEDIVYKTTRGNPVKLDVFTPKNAPSGQLLPVLIYVHGGGWIEGDKVINSDNYVETTIAKLMAKQYAVVSINYTLLNDSTHFPLPLEDTKDAVRWVRKNAEQYHFDTNNIGLFGASAGAHLSLMAAYTPDNTYPGNPELSAYSAKVNYVIDHYGPADLNKLFHTKLGTIPVGLIGLMSKKIVGLQENLVKGISGYNIRKDQDSAIDYLKTMSPVNFVSGAVPTLIVQGNNDKIVPLSQSKKLHRKLNRAKIQNSLIIVDGGVHGFGTTDKDYLDQMTDQMVDFIISQKK; translated from the coding sequence ATGAATTTATCGACAAACAACATATCAATCTACAGGTTTTTCACAAACCTGTTTTTTGTTTTAATCATAAGCTTTTCTAATTTATTTTTTTCACAGAATTTTTCACAGATACAAGCTAAGACCCCTCCTGTAAAAAGTACATTACTTCCTGAAATAGCTAATCTTTCCGAAGATATTGTTTATAAAACCACCAGAGGAAATCCTGTAAAACTGGATGTTTTTACCCCTAAAAATGCTCCTTCAGGTCAGTTGTTACCTGTATTAATCTATGTTCACGGAGGCGGATGGATAGAAGGTGATAAAGTGATTAACTCGGACAATTATGTTGAGACTACTATTGCCAAGCTTATGGCGAAGCAATACGCCGTAGTCAGTATTAATTATACACTATTAAATGACAGCACTCATTTCCCATTACCTTTGGAAGATACGAAAGATGCAGTAAGATGGGTAAGAAAAAATGCAGAGCAATATCATTTTGACACCAATAATATTGGACTGTTCGGGGCTTCGGCCGGAGCTCATCTATCCCTGATGGCAGCTTATACTCCAGATAATACTTATCCCGGTAATCCGGAACTTTCTGCTTATTCTGCTAAAGTGAATTATGTGATTGATCATTATGGCCCGGCAGACCTCAACAAACTTTTTCACACAAAACTAGGAACGATTCCGGTAGGACTGATCGGATTAATGTCCAAAAAGATTGTCGGTTTACAGGAAAATCTTGTTAAAGGCATTTCAGGGTATAACATCAGAAAAGATCAGGACAGCGCTATTGATTATCTTAAAACGATGTCTCCCGTTAATTTTGTTTCGGGAGCTGTTCCTACTTTAATTGTCCAGGGGAATAATGATAAAATTGTTCCTTTAAGCCAGTCTAAAAAGCTACACAGAAAATTAAACAGAGCCAAAATACAGAACTCTCTCATCATTGTTGACGGTGGAGTACACGGATTTGGAACTACTGATAAAGATTATCTGGATCAAATGACGGATCAGATGGTGGATTTCATTATTTCACAGAAGAAATAA